The stretch of DNA CTCTGTCACTATACTCCAGATTACGCCGCCGTTCGACTATAGGAGTATAAGCAGCTAAGAAAGATTTACCACATTCTTGAGAAAAGGCAAATAATTCCTCCCAATTGCGTTGGCGCAACCTCCCCTCTGGAGAATCGTCTACCCCACCAACTTCATGACTGTACTTGGCGGCATTCCCGTCTCGATCTGGACCGCGATACAATTGTCCCTGACCATCTTGGTAGTCAAAGAAAATACCCCCTACACCCCTAGTTTCACCGCGATGCTTTAACCAAAAGTACTCATCACACCAACGCTTGAACACTGGATAATACTCTTGATGATGCTTGTCGCAAGCTGCTTTCGCAGTTTGATGCCAATGAGCCGCATCTTCGGCAAACGGGTAATATGGAGTTAAGTCCATTCCCCCACCAAACCACCAGACGGGACCTGCTTCAAAGTAGCGATAGTTAAGGTGGACTGTAGGGATGTAAGGGTTACGGGGATGCAACACCATTGATGTTCCAGTCGCGTAAAACTCATGTCCCGCCGCCTCTGGACGTTGGCTTAAAATCGATGGGGGTAAATGTTTGCCCCAAACTTCCGAAAAATTTACTCCCCCTTGTTCAAAAACATTTCCCTCCCGCATCACGCGAGAACGTCCACCACCACCTTCCGGTCTTTCCCACGAATCTTCCGTAAATTTACCAATTCCATCTACTGTTTCTAACCCTTGGCAAATATCATCTTGTAACTGCTGCATGAATTGACTGACTCGCTTTTGGGTATCAGTCGCTGGGATCGAATCGGAGGGGTTTTTTGTTTCGGTTTGCAAAGGTGTCATATTAGTTGTAAAGCATCCTTTAGAATGATTTTACCTACAAGTAGATTCGCTTAATATATAACTTGCTAGAGGGTTTTACCCTGAGCTTGTGCTAAGACTGCTGAGCGGCATGAGGCACGACAAGCTCAGCAACACGAAGGGTTTGTGCGGGAGTAATTTTGTGATCCTCAGTTTTAGTTTTAGTTGGAAGCCACAAAAGAAAAAGCAAAATTGGCGCTGTTCTTTAGCCAAGACCTATCGGGTTGTTAGTTCAGCTTCTGTAGATGTTCTCTGGCAGAAAATTGTCAACTTGGCTGATGTTTCTTGGCATCCTTTATTAACCAGTACAAACGTTCCGAAAGGATTAGTAGCTAAACCAGGTTTAATTTACCAGGAAGTGACTCGCTTAATTCCAATTCCCATTCGAGTGTTTGTCGAAAAAGTCCGTCCTCGCGAGGTATTTAGCGTCAGGATTATCGCCGTACTGGGGGTAGAAAAACGGGTGAGTTACCAAGTTGAATCTACCCTCTGCGGGAGTTATCTTTCTTACTCTGTCACTCTCAAAGGATGGCTATCTCCTTTAGTTTGGTGGTTGATCAGCCCTTATGAGGAAAAAGTAGCTTCCAAATTAGCTACTGCGGCGGAACAGGTGAGGGGGTAGGAGAGAAGTCAGAAGTCAGTCGTAGAGACGTAGCACTGCTACGTCTCTACAGAAGTCAGGAGTCTTCTAACGTACTCGATCGCCGATATCTGGTCTATAGTACATATTCTCAAACTTAATACACTCTACGGCTTGGTAAGCGTTAGCTATAGCTGCTGGAAAATCTCCTCCTGTAGCGGTTACTCCCAACACCCTACCGCCATCAGTCATGATATTTTCTCCATCTCGTTTGGTTCCAGCGTGGAAGACTTGCGCCCCTAATGCCTCAGCTTGTTCGATTCCGCTAATGATTTTGCCTTTTTCATAGGTTCCAGGATAGCCACCAGCAGCTATGACGACACAGGTAGATACTTGTGGATACCAAGCTAGGGGTGGTTGTTGTGCTAGTTGGCGATCGCAACAAGCCAAAATTAGATCTATCAAAGGGGTTTCTAATAAGGGAAGAATGGCTTGAGTTTCCGGATCGCCAAAGCGACAGTTAAATTCTAAAACCTTCGGTTCTCCCTCTGGAGTAATCATCAATCCTGCATACAGTACCCCCCGATAGTCAATTCCTCGCTGTTGTAAGGTGGCTAGGGTGGGCTGTAACACTTCTTTGTCGATCCTTTCCATCAATTCTGGGGTGACGATAGGAGCGGGCGCATATGCCCCCATTCCGCCTGTATTAGCGCCTGTGTCTCTAGCACCAATCCGCTTATGATCTTGGGCGGGTAAGAGGGAACGAAGGCTTAAACCATCGGTAAGGGCTAAAATTGAGACTTCTTCGCCAACTAAATATTCTTCGACGACGATGAGATCGTATTGGCTATCAAACAGGTAATCTACGGCATTTAGGGCTTCTGTAACGGTATTGGCAACGATTACTCCTTTTCCGGCAGCTAAGCCATCAGCTTTAACAACTATCGGCGCTCCAGTTTGATTAATGTAAGCTTTCGCTGACTCTCTATCTGTAAACTTTTCCCCTTGGGCTGTGGGGATACCAGCTTCAAGCATGAAGGATTTTGCCCAATATTTGCTAGATTCAATTTGTGCGCCGATGCGATCGGGACCAAATACTTTAATCCCAGTTTTTTGGAGATAGTCGGTAATTCCTAAAGATAAGGGCAATTCTGGACCAACAACTACCAGTTCTATTTGGTTTGATTTCGCAAATTCAGCAATTTTTGGGAAATCATCTACGTTGATGGGATAATTACTAGACTGGCTAGTAGTAGCAGTGCCACCATTTCCAGGAAGACAAAATACTTGCTCAACTTTGTCGGATTCTAAGAGTTTCCTAGCTAAAGCGTGTTCTCTTCCCCCATTACCAACTACTAAAACTTTCACGTTCTGTCCTCAAGGATCTCACCGCGATCATTTTACTGTGACGTGCGATCGCTTCGTCTGAATTCGATCTCAAGAGTGAAGAGGGCGGGTTTTGTTTGATATGGATCGCTTCGGCTCAATTGGCTGGCAAAACCCGCCCCTACAGATCTGTCCCTACAAACCCTGATTTACGCAAAGCGTACTAGCCTGAAATAAACCAGGTAATTCCATTCACCAGATAGTATCCCCCTGCCAAAATTAAAGCTATACTACCTAAACGAATTATCCAGTCAGAATGAGCGAGTATATTCCGGCTTTGCTTGGTTATTCCGGTAAATAGGCTGGCAAAGAAGATAACTGCCGTATAGCCTAAAGCATAACTTACCATAGTTATGACGCTGAGTAATTGAGAGTCAGCCGTAGCTGCGGCTGCTAAAACGGCGAATAATACGGGACTAGCACAGGGAGAACTTACCAAAGCAAAGGTCAATCCTACCCCAAAAGGACCAGTAATTGGGAGAGTTAGGGGAGTTTGGGGGAGGGGTAAATGAATCCATCCAGCAAAACTTAAACCCATCAACAGAATAATTGCGCCAACGACGAGGTAAATTGGTCCTTTATAGTCTACGATCGCAGCGCTAGCAAAAGAGGAAACTAGTCCAAATAGGCTGAGTACGGTAACTGCTCCCAAGACAAATAACCCTGCGTTGACGAATGCGTCTCGACGGGAGGTTATTTTTAGCGTCCCGATGTAGCTGAGATTGACTGGGAGCAAAGCCAGAATACAGGGAGAAAAACTCGCTAGCAATCCACCCAAGAAGGCTAAGGAAATTAAAATGACTGGATTGCTAGTTTCTTGGCGATCAAACCACTCTTGATAGCTATTTTCGATGATGGAGATAAGGCGATCTAATCCGCTAGATAGTTGGCTAAATCTTTGAGAAATAACGACTAGTAGCACTGTTCCCACAAATAACAGGATGGGAAGCAGCAGTTTGGGTGGTTTTCGTGAGGCTGGAGCCGTTTTATCCGTATCTTTGTCAGAGAGCATGGGGATGAGTCAATCGGAGTCAGGAGTCAATCGTAGAGACGTAGCAGTGCTACGTCTCTACAGGTATCAGAAGTTTAGATCGAGTAGATTTGAGGCAGTTTATCTTTGTTTCATGGAAGCGATCGCTCGATCTAGCACTGTGCTGTAATCGTTTTGGTCGGGATTATTGTGAAATCGCTTTAAAATCTGACCAGTGCGGGGATTTATAATAGCCACGGTGGAAGTTTGAGATTTATTAGCTGAGAAGAACTCACTTAATCCGAATTTCCGAGCTTTGGCTTCTGATTCTCGTGTAGTTGAGCGATTGGTGACATCAAGTACGATAAAATGAGCTTTGCCTTTGTATTGCTCTCTCAGCATGGAGAGTGTGGGAGCAATATTTTGACAACCAGGACACCAAGTAGCATATATATCTACTACTACTGGTTTATCTCGCAATTCTGTAGCGAGGGGACGAGGCGCTCTAGCGATTTGGATGGGTTGAGCTACACTAATTTGGGGTATAGCGAGTAAAGGTGCGGTTATACCCACTAAAGAGACGATACTACCAATAGCTAAACCTAGCAGCGATCTAGATTTCACAAGCGAACTCCGTTTTTTGAGATTTCATTGGTTATACGAAGCTCAATTGAAAATGGATTTATGGGAGTAAAGAGTAAAGAGTTAATGTAATTGGAATAATTGGGAACTAGTGCAGATCTATACCCATAATTTTGCCTACCTACTTATGCTAGGCTATTGAGAATTTAAGATCGCTAACCAAAAACAGCACAATTAGTAGATTAAAGGTGTGAAAATGGGCAAGAGCGAGCCACAAAAACATTTTGGAGTCGAAAAAAGGTTAAAGTCAGAGATTAAAGTTTTTCCTCAAGCGATCGCCAAATCTCGTAGGATTAAACTAGCTGTAGGTGGATGTTTAGTTCCCCTATTATTAGGCGCAGCCACAGAAAATGCTGTCACGTCTACCGATCTATTTTTAGGAATTGGAGCAATTGTCGCCGCAGTGATACTCCATTTACTTCTAGATTGGGTGTGGAAAATAGCCAGAGGGAGGTTAGAGCAGTTACTGACTGGCAGTACTGATCGTAACCGTCAAAATCAGCCACAAACTCTAGATTTACTCTTGAACCTGTCCTTGCTATCAGTACGAACTACTCTATGGGTATTAGTTGGACTATATTTAGCCAATATTTTACCTGTAAGTCGAGGTTGGAGTCATAAAATCGCTTTTGCGCTGAGTAGTAGCCTCACTTCTCCGGTGTTTTCGTTGGGCAAAAGTGGGTACTCTGTCCTGAATATCTTGTTTTTAGG from Merismopedia glauca CCAP 1448/3 encodes:
- a CDS encoding polyketide cyclase/dehydrase and lipid transport protein, whose amino-acid sequence is MILSFSFSWKPQKKKQNWRCSLAKTYRVVSSASVDVLWQKIVNLADVSWHPLLTSTNVPKGLVAKPGLIYQEVTRLIPIPIRVFVEKVRPREVFSVRIIAVLGVEKRVSYQVESTLCGSYLSYSVTLKGWLSPLVWWLISPYEEKVASKLATAAEQVRG
- the hemF gene encoding oxygen-dependent coproporphyrinogen oxidase, whose product is MTPLQTETKNPSDSIPATDTQKRVSQFMQQLQDDICQGLETVDGIGKFTEDSWERPEGGGGRSRVMREGNVFEQGGVNFSEVWGKHLPPSILSQRPEAAGHEFYATGTSMVLHPRNPYIPTVHLNYRYFEAGPVWWFGGGMDLTPYYPFAEDAAHWHQTAKAACDKHHQEYYPVFKRWCDEYFWLKHRGETRGVGGIFFDYQDGQGQLYRGPDRDGNAAKYSHEVGGVDDSPEGRLRQRNWEELFAFSQECGKSFLAAYTPIVERRRNLEYSDRERNFQLYRRGRYVEFNLVYDRGTIFGLQTNGRTESILMSLPPLVRWEYGYQPEPNTPEAELYEVFLKPQDWANWTPQS
- a CDS encoding TlpA family protein disulfide reductase, with product MKSRSLLGLAIGSIVSLVGITAPLLAIPQISVAQPIQIARAPRPLATELRDKPVVVDIYATWCPGCQNIAPTLSMLREQYKGKAHFIVLDVTNRSTTRESEAKARKFGLSEFFSANKSQTSTVAIINPRTGQILKRFHNNPDQNDYSTVLDRAIASMKQR
- a CDS encoding cytochrome c biogenesis protein CcdA, which encodes MLSDKDTDKTAPASRKPPKLLLPILLFVGTVLLVVISQRFSQLSSGLDRLISIIENSYQEWFDRQETSNPVILISLAFLGGLLASFSPCILALLPVNLSYIGTLKITSRRDAFVNAGLFVLGAVTVLSLFGLVSSFASAAIVDYKGPIYLVVGAIILLMGLSFAGWIHLPLPQTPLTLPITGPFGVGLTFALVSSPCASPVLFAVLAAAATADSQLLSVITMVSYALGYTAVIFFASLFTGITKQSRNILAHSDWIIRLGSIALILAGGYYLVNGITWFISG
- the purD gene encoding phosphoribosylamine--glycine ligase, with translation MKVLVVGNGGREHALARKLLESDKVEQVFCLPGNGGTATTSQSSNYPINVDDFPKIAEFAKSNQIELVVVGPELPLSLGITDYLQKTGIKVFGPDRIGAQIESSKYWAKSFMLEAGIPTAQGEKFTDRESAKAYINQTGAPIVVKADGLAAGKGVIVANTVTEALNAVDYLFDSQYDLIVVEEYLVGEEVSILALTDGLSLRSLLPAQDHKRIGARDTGANTGGMGAYAPAPIVTPELMERIDKEVLQPTLATLQQRGIDYRGVLYAGLMITPEGEPKVLEFNCRFGDPETQAILPLLETPLIDLILACCDRQLAQQPPLAWYPQVSTCVVIAAGGYPGTYEKGKIISGIEQAEALGAQVFHAGTKRDGENIMTDGGRVLGVTATGGDFPAAIANAYQAVECIKFENMYYRPDIGDRVR